One window from the genome of Salvia miltiorrhiza cultivar Shanhuang (shh) chromosome 7, IMPLAD_Smil_shh, whole genome shotgun sequence encodes:
- the LOC130991241 gene encoding RING-H2 finger protein ATL16-like translates to MDPAALSPAKAPPASLFASSAHTSHASFPIIAVAVIGILATAILLVSYYIFVIKCCLNWHRIDLLRRFSFSRRRAAEEHPLAAAAYSPPLENRGLTEAAIRSIPIFKFGSETSDDSDDAKSQSQSRDCAVCLNEFQRGEKLRAIPNCSHVFHIDCIDIWLQNNANCPLCRTSISAARPETLLPMDRVFLGPGPAGADRFTGRDEDYVVIEIGSEPRNPSSPPGIHERGASSNELPSPRRKCPDSSSSAKRKKMKKLSHVSSMGDECIDSRRKDEQFVVQPMRRSFSMDSAADSQLYLAVEEIIQRHGHVNNELNQNEGSSSRVKKSFFSFGQGRCSRNAVQPVALEPRS, encoded by the coding sequence ATGGATCCCGCCGCTCTCTCTCCCGCCAAGGCCCCGCCCGCCTCTCTCTTCGCCTCCTCCGCGCACACTTCCCACGCCAGCTTCCCCATCATCGCCGTCGCCGTCATCGGCATTCTCGCCACCGCGATCCTCCTCGTCAGCTACTACATATTCGTCATCAAATGCTGCCTCAACTGGCACCGCATCGACCTGCTGCGCCGCTTCTCCTTCTCGCGGCGGCGCGCGGCGGAGGAGCACCCGCTCGCGGCGGCGGCCTATTCCCCGCCGCTCGAGAACCGCGGCCTCACCGAGGCCGCCATCAGATCCATCCCGATCTTCAAGTTCGGGAGCGAAACCTCCGACGACAGCGACGACGCTAAATCTCAATCTCAATCTCGCGATTGCGCGGTTTGCTTGAACGAATTCCAGCGGGGAGAGAAGCTGCGCGCGATTCCGAATTGCAGCCACGTCTTCCACATCGACTGCATCGACATCTGGCTTCAGAACAACGCCAACTGCCCGCTTTGCCGCACCAGCATCTCCGCGGCCCGGCCCGAGACGCTCCTCCCAATGGACCGAGTATTTCTCGGGCCGGGCCCAGCCGGCGCGGATCGCTTCACCGGCAGAGACGAGGACTACGTGGTGATCGAGATAGGATCGGAGCCGCGTAATCCGTCGTCTCCGCCGGGGATCCACGAGCGAGGCGCCAGCTCGAACGAGCTCCCCTCGCCGAGGAGGAAGTGTCCGGACAGTTCCTCCTCGGCGAAgaggaaaaaaatgaagaaattaagTCACGTGTCGAGCATGGGAGATGAGTGCATCGACAGCAGGCGGAAGGATGAGCAGTTCGTGGTGCAGCCGATGCGGCGGTCGTTCTCGATGGATTCGGCGGCTGACAGCCAGCTTTATTTAGCTGTTGAAGAAATTATTCAACGCCACGGCCAcgtaaataatgaattaaatcAAAATGAAGGAAGCAGCAGCAGAgttaaaaaatcatttttttcatttgggCAAGGAAGGTGCTCCAGAAATGCAGTTCAACCAGTTGCATTAGAGCCAAGaagctag
- the LOC130991244 gene encoding transcription factor bHLH104-like: protein MQNQHVHSFTENCWCDVIDYSSLLDDDGAPPPAFVSERPPPPSEIVCMSIDATHSEVTTLEERGSSRKRGRSDQNGGIGAKACRERERRGKLNERFLELSAILGRERPFKTEKLAMLSDAIRLLNQLKTESMDYMEMNTRLLEEIKILKAEKNELREEKAKLKADKERIQQQLETMNIPSIGFTASHPPMYEAEVKKVPMLPSYGFVPMWQYLPPSVRDTTIDHELRPPAA, encoded by the exons ATGCAAAATCAACACGTCCATTCCTTCACCGAGAACTGCTGGTGCGATGTAATCGATTACAGCAGCCTCCTGGACGACGACggcgcgccgccgccggcgtTTGTTTCCGAgcgtccgccgccgccgtcggaAAT TGTTTGTATGTCAATTGATGCCACACACAGTGAAGTTACAACACTTGAGGAGAGAGGCTCCTCAAGAAAGAG GGGACGTTCTGATCAAAATGGTGGGATAGGAGCAAAAGCATGTCGTGAGAGAGAGCGCAGAGGAAAATTGAATGAAAG ATTCTTAGAACTCTCCGCCATTTTGGGACGCGAAAGACCTTTTAAAACCGAAAAACTGGCCATGCTTAGTGATGCCATCAGACTCCTAAACCAGCTCAAAACTGAATCTATGGACTACATGGAGATGAACACAAGGCTCCTCGAAGAGATCAAAATTTTAAAG GCTGAGAAGAATGAGCTTCGCGAAGAGAAAGCAAAGCTAAAGGCAGATAAAGAAAGGATACAGCAGCAGTTGGAAACCAtgaatattccttcaattgggtTCACGGCATCACATCCACCTATGTACGAGGCTGAGGTCAAGAAGGTTCCGATGCTTCCCAGCTATGGATTTGTTCCGATGTGGCAGTATTTGCCGCCATCTGTCCGAGACACGACTATTGATCATGAACTCAGGCCTCCTGCTGCTTGA
- the LOC130991240 gene encoding WAT1-related protein At4g08300-like, whose protein sequence is MAAAPALVSYMQFKPHMLMVLAQIAYTFMYIITEASFNHGMNPSVYVTYRHIVAGLVMLPFAYFMERKARPKLTRAIFLEIFVLSLLGVSLTLNMYFTSLKYTSPTLLACMVNTIASLTFILAVILRLEVASIRSPRGMAKIVGTGVSLAGVMTMTLYKGFALREIGHGFIHVNGSTGVVQENWLKGSLLTVASCITWSIWYIMQAYTLKRYPAQLSLTTWMNLVGAAQSAAYTIIVEHKQSAWTIGFNIDLWSTLYGGVVISGMVTYVQLWCMEVKGPVFVTLFNPLSTLLVAALSYFVLGEKLYIGSIIGGVVVVIGLYLLLWGKQHDESQRKEAEDSKAPIFSQDGNFLNGEA, encoded by the exons ATGGCGGCCGCCCCCGCCCTCGTCTCCTACATGCAGTTCAAGCCTCACATGCTCATGGTTCTGGCTCAGATAGCCTACACTTTCATGTACATCATCACAGAGGCTTCCTTCAACCACGGCATGAACCCTTCCGTCTATGTCACGTACAGACACATTGTTGCAGGCCTCGTTATGCTGCCCTTCGCCTATTTCATGGAGAG AAAAGCTAGGCCGAAGCTCACCAGGGCTATATTCCTTGAGATCTTTGTACTTTCTCTTCTCGG GGTGAGCTTGactctgaacatgtatttcacaAGCTTGAAATACACATCTCCAACACTGCTGGCATGCATGGTTAACACTATAGCTTCCTTGACATTCATACTAGCAGTTATACTCAG ATTGGAGGTTGCAAGCATTCGTAGCCCTCGTGGGATGGCGAAAATCGTGGGGACAGGGGTGTCGTTGGCTGGTGTGATGACGATGACATTGTACAAGGGGTTTGCACTGAGAGAAATAGGCCATGGATTCATTCATGTAAATGGGAGCACAGGAGTTGTGCAAGAGAATTGGTTGAAGGGTTCACTTCTTACAGTTGCAAGCTGCATAACATGGTCCATTTGGTACATCATGCAG GCGTATACTTTGAAGCGATATCCAGCGCAGCTATCTCTAACTACATGGATGAATCTTGTTGGAGCAGCGCAGTCTGCTGCGTACACGATCATCGTGGAACACAAACAATCTGCATGGACTATAGGGTTCAATATTGATCTCTGGTCTACCTTATATGGT GGAGTAGTGATTTCGGGGATGGTGACCTACGTGCAGCTGTGGTGCATGGAGGTGAAGGGACCGGTATTCGTGACACTCTTTAACCCCCTCTCGACACTGCTAGTCGCGGCTCTGTCGTATTTTGTTCTTGGAGAGAAGCTATATATTGGAAG CATAATAGGAGGTGTTGTTGTAGTTATTGGGCTCTATTTGCTCTTGTGGGGTAAACAACATGATGAATCACAAAGGAAAGAGGCTGAAGATTCCAAGGCACCAATCTTCTCCCAAGATGGAAACTTCTTGAATGGAGAAGCTTAg
- the LOC130991253 gene encoding 1-aminocyclopropane-1-carboxylate oxidase homolog 1-like, translating to MADSSAVDHQYDRIQMLKAFDETKAGVKGLNDSGLFKLPEIFVRPSAELIADLKHEKAHEIEVPVIDLSGVDDGGRRKQIVEEVRSAAETWGFFQVVNHGIPQRVVDGMIDGVRGFHEQDVDQKKKYYSRDTTRIVRYASSYDLFTSRTASWRDTLSISVNSGSHLLDPQELPAICRDSTVEYSKHVENLGNILLGILSEGLGLKAEFLGNMECTKGHRLHGHYYPACPEPELAIGTTKHSDAGFLAILLQNQLVSGLQVLCEGRWIDILPVEGALVINIGDLLQLVSNGKFRSNEHRALANRDGPRISVACFFSGPIYNPAKIYGPIEELITEENPAVYKEIVISEYLMKFLATGLDNYRALDYYKV from the exons ATGGCGGATTCATCAGCTGTTGATCACCAATACGATCGAATTCAAATGCTCAAAGCTTTCGACGAAACGAAAGCCGGCGTCAAAGGCCTCAACGATTCAGGTCTGTTCAAACTCCCAGAAATCTTCGTGAGGCCATCGGCGGAGCTGATTGCGGATCTAAAACACGAGAAGGCTCATGAAATTGAAGTTCCTGTGATCGATCTGAGCGGCGTCGACGACGGCGGTAGAAGAAAGCAGATCGTTGAAGAAGTGAGAAGTGCTGCGGAAACATGGGGGTTTTTCCAAGTGGTGAATCACGGAATTCCTCAGCGCGTTGTTGATGGAATGATCGATGGCGTCCGCGGTTTCCACGAGCAGGATGTGGATCAGAAGAAGAAGTATTATTCGCGAGATACAACGAGAATTGTGAGGTATGCCAGCAGTTATGATCTGTTCACGTCCAGAACCGCAAGCTGGAGGGATACGCTGAGCATTTCGGTTAATTCAGGCTCTCATCTTCTCGATCCTCAGGAATTGCCCGCGATTTGCAG AGATTCAACAGTAGAATACTCAAAACATGTTGAGAATTTGGGAAATATTCTGCTGGGGATATTGTCTGAGGGTCTGGGACTAAAAGCAGAGTTCCTGGGAAATATGGAATGTACAAAGGGGCATCGTCTCCACGGCCATTACTATCCGGCATGCCCTGAGCCTGAGCTCGCAATCGGCACGACGAAGCATTCGGATGCAGGATTCCTCGCAATTCTTCTGCAAAACCAACTTGTTAGCGGTCTGCAGGTTTTGTGCGAAGGTCGATGGATTGATATTCTACCTGTTGAAGGAGCTTTAGTCATAAACATTGGTGATCTTCTTCAG TTGGTGTCGAATGGGAAATTCAGAAGCAATGAGCACAGAGCATTAGCAAATCGTGATGGACCGAGGATTTCGGTGGCGTGTTTTTTCTCTGGGCCTATATATAACCCGGCAAAGATTTATGGCCCTATCGAGGAGCTGATTACAGAAGAAAATCCTGCAGTTTACAAAGAGATTGTGATTAGTGAATATCTAATGAAGTTCCTAGCTACTGGACTCGACAATTATCGTGCTCTTGATTATTACAAGGTGTGA